A genomic segment from Cyanobium sp. NIES-981 encodes:
- a CDS encoding FAD-linked oxidase C-terminal domain-containing protein: MRIDWPALERELRRLLPPRAVVAARQELLAYDCDGLTLHRHQPPLVVLPETTRQVSDVLALCHRQGVPFVARGSGTGLSGGAVAETEALVVATSRMRRVLELDLPNRRVVVQPGVINSWVTRAVAGDGFYYAPDPSSQVACSIGGNVAENSGGVHCLKYGVTSNHVLGLEVVLPDGTVTTLGSDLDETPELDLRGAFIGSEGTLGIATAITLRLLQAPQSVAVLLADFTAMEAAGEAVRLVTAAGVMPAGMEMMDRLTIEAVDDYFGYDEYPRDAAAVLLIELDGQQREVAAAVELATGLCRQAGARQVRQAWDADERAQLWKGRKSAISALGRRFPSYYLQDGVVPRSALPRVLAAIERLSERYGLPVANVFHAGDGNLHPLILYRAGEPGIGARVQELGAEILRLCVEAGGSITGEHGVGSDKRCYLDWMFSPADLATMQLVRRAFDPEGRANPGKIFPTPRTCAESARRVAVLEAQGVKLPAEAVVV; the protein is encoded by the coding sequence GTGCGTATCGACTGGCCAGCGCTGGAGCGCGAGCTGCGCCGGCTTCTGCCCCCCAGGGCCGTGGTGGCGGCCCGGCAGGAGCTGCTGGCCTACGACTGCGACGGCCTCACCCTGCACCGCCATCAGCCGCCGCTGGTGGTGCTGCCGGAAACCACCCGCCAGGTGTCGGACGTGCTGGCCCTCTGCCACCGCCAGGGGGTGCCCTTCGTGGCCCGGGGCAGCGGCACCGGCCTCTCCGGCGGCGCCGTGGCGGAAACCGAGGCCCTGGTGGTGGCCACCAGCCGCATGCGCCGTGTGCTGGAGCTGGATCTGCCCAACCGGCGGGTGGTGGTGCAGCCCGGGGTGATCAACAGCTGGGTCACCCGGGCGGTGGCGGGCGACGGCTTCTACTACGCCCCGGATCCCTCCAGCCAGGTGGCCTGCAGCATCGGCGGCAACGTGGCCGAGAACTCCGGTGGCGTGCACTGCCTCAAGTACGGCGTCACCAGCAACCACGTGCTGGGCCTCGAGGTGGTGCTGCCCGACGGCACGGTGACCACCCTGGGCAGCGACCTGGACGAAACCCCCGAACTCGACCTGCGCGGCGCCTTCATCGGCAGCGAGGGCACCCTGGGCATCGCCACCGCCATCACCCTGCGGCTGCTGCAGGCCCCCCAGAGCGTGGCGGTGCTGCTGGCCGATTTCACCGCCATGGAGGCCGCCGGTGAAGCGGTGCGGCTGGTGACGGCAGCCGGGGTGATGCCGGCGGGGATGGAAATGATGGACCGCCTCACGATCGAGGCGGTGGACGACTACTTCGGCTACGACGAATACCCCCGCGATGCCGCGGCGGTGCTGCTGATCGAGCTGGACGGCCAGCAGCGGGAGGTGGCCGCGGCGGTGGAGCTGGCCACCGGCCTCTGCCGGCAGGCCGGTGCCCGCCAGGTGCGCCAGGCCTGGGATGCGGACGAGCGGGCCCAGCTGTGGAAGGGCCGCAAGTCGGCGATCTCGGCCCTGGGCCGCCGTTTCCCGAGCTACTACCTGCAGGACGGCGTGGTGCCCCGCAGCGCCCTGCCGCGGGTGCTGGCCGCGATCGAGCGGCTCAGTGAGCGCTACGGCCTGCCGGTGGCCAACGTGTTCCACGCCGGCGACGGCAATCTCCACCCGCTGATCCTCTACCGGGCCGGCGAGCCGGGCATCGGCGCCCGGGTGCAGGAGCTCGGCGCCGAGATCCTGCGCCTCTGCGTGGAGGCGGGCGGCAGCATCACCGGCGAGCACGGCGTGGGCAGCGACAAGCGCTGCTACCTCGACTGGATGTTCAGCCCCGCCGACCTGGCCACCATGCAGCTGGTACGGCGGGCCTTCGATCCGGAGGGCAGGGCCAACCCCGGCAAGATCTTCCCCACCCCCCGCACCTGCGCCGAGTCGGCCCGGAGGGTGGCCGTGCTCGAAGCCCAGGGGGTGAAGCTCCCCGCTGAGGCCGTGGTGGTTTAG
- the hemL gene encoding glutamate-1-semialdehyde 2,1-aminomutase gives MTSAPVSAPALNTTRSQEIFSAAQALMPGGVSSPVRAFRSVGGNPIVFDRVKGAYAWDVDGNRYIDYIGSWGPAICGHAHPEVISALHAALDKGTSFGAPCELENQLAERVIAAVPSVEMVRFVNSGTEACMSVLRLIRAFTGREKVIKFEGCYHGHADMFLVKAGSGVATLGLPDSPGVPRSTTACTLTAPYNDLEAVKQLFAENPGEIAGVILEPVVGNAGFIPPVPGFLEGIRELTKENGALLVFDEVMTGFRISYGGAQARFGVTPDLTTMGKVIGGGLPVGAYGGRADIMAMVAPAGPMYQAGTLSGNPLAMTAGIKTLDLLKQPGTYEKLEATTKRLIAGILEAGKAAGLPICGGSISAMFGFFLCEGPVRNFEEAKTADAARFGKLHRAMLERGVYLAPSAFEAGFTSLAHSDSDIDATIAAFKECFAAVA, from the coding sequence TTGACCTCGGCTCCCGTTTCGGCCCCCGCCCTGAACACCACCCGCTCCCAGGAGATCTTCAGCGCCGCCCAGGCGCTGATGCCCGGCGGCGTGAGTTCACCGGTGCGGGCGTTCCGCTCCGTGGGGGGCAACCCGATCGTGTTCGACCGGGTGAAGGGCGCTTACGCCTGGGATGTGGATGGCAACCGCTACATCGATTACATCGGCAGCTGGGGACCCGCCATCTGCGGCCACGCCCATCCCGAGGTGATCAGCGCCCTGCACGCCGCCCTGGACAAGGGCACCAGCTTCGGCGCCCCCTGCGAACTGGAGAACCAGCTGGCCGAGCGGGTGATCGCGGCGGTGCCGTCGGTGGAGATGGTGCGCTTCGTGAACAGCGGCACCGAAGCCTGCATGTCGGTGCTGCGCCTGATCCGGGCCTTCACCGGCCGCGAGAAGGTGATCAAGTTCGAGGGCTGCTACCACGGCCACGCCGACATGTTCCTGGTGAAGGCAGGCTCCGGGGTGGCCACCCTGGGCCTGCCCGATTCCCCGGGCGTGCCGCGCAGCACCACCGCCTGCACCCTCACGGCCCCCTACAACGATCTGGAGGCGGTGAAGCAGCTCTTCGCCGAGAACCCCGGAGAGATCGCCGGCGTGATCCTCGAGCCGGTGGTGGGCAATGCGGGCTTCATCCCGCCGGTGCCCGGCTTCCTGGAGGGCATCCGCGAACTCACCAAGGAGAACGGCGCCCTGCTGGTGTTCGACGAGGTGATGACCGGCTTCCGGATCAGCTACGGCGGCGCCCAGGCCCGCTTCGGGGTCACGCCGGACCTGACCACCATGGGCAAGGTGATCGGCGGCGGGCTGCCGGTAGGGGCCTACGGCGGCCGCGCCGACATCATGGCGATGGTGGCCCCGGCGGGCCCGATGTACCAGGCGGGCACCCTGAGCGGCAATCCCCTGGCCATGACGGCCGGCATCAAGACCCTCGATCTGCTCAAGCAGCCCGGCACCTACGAGAAGCTGGAGGCCACCACCAAGCGGCTGATCGCGGGCATCCTCGAGGCCGGCAAGGCGGCTGGCCTGCCCATCTGCGGCGGCTCGATCAGCGCCATGTTCGGCTTCTTCCTCTGCGAGGGGCCCGTGCGCAACTTCGAGGAAGCCAAGACGGCCGACGCGGCCCGCTTCGGCAAGCTGCACCGCGCCATGCTCGAGCGGGGCGTGTACCTGGCACCCAGCGCCTTCGAGGCCGGCTTCACCTCCCTGGCCCACAGCGACAGCGACATCGACGCCACGATCGCGGCCTTCAAGGAGTGCTTCGCCGCCGTGGCCTGA
- a CDS encoding alpha/beta hydrolase: MAEGLVQRQIQLQDPSSSPIRPATPGSPGRRGLRNSGLGRALGLAALAATLWLGGGAARAGESISFSYGPLIRSLKVSSLETFAETGAIEDDLAFFLQAVPPEQLPMLRKALTTRADVDPLIVSRFFNSSMGADVLKRLGKAITLLRGGNGQLALRAALVNAAFSEEGLTLLSTLRQLPSDIQIHGEKVLGAEKATKRVIAATEQLNTAMLRLTAEEAATQPPVDYATLPDPRRPGPYRVSEQVWTLNDPQRNRSLYVDVYRPAIAGSGPVPVIVFSHGLASRPEDFAIALRQMASHGYLVAAPQHPGSDTIWLKETLRGLHADLFDVNDFVNRPKDISFVLDELERRNAAAFQGRLQLKSVGIAGHSFGGYTALAVAGAQVDPTYLKEECERPYAALDIALLLQCQALRLPAEQLQGLQDPRAVAVFAANPVNRAIFGRKGLEQIRIPVVLASGSYDPATPPALEQAASFTWLTAPQKYWLIVEGQAHVNFTQIDPGISKAIQSITDLTLPSQGLIGGYMQAITVPFFGAYLRQDAAFRPFLRSSFAEYLARDQRFKLFLVSGASSEAVSAEIEAFRRKNP, translated from the coding sequence ATGGCCGAGGGGCTTGTTCAGCGCCAGATCCAGCTTCAGGATCCCTCTTCGTCCCCGATCCGGCCAGCGACTCCAGGCAGCCCAGGCAGGCGGGGCCTCCGCAACTCAGGCCTCGGCAGGGCGCTCGGGCTCGCCGCCCTGGCTGCCACCCTCTGGCTGGGCGGCGGCGCGGCACGGGCGGGGGAATCGATCTCCTTCTCCTACGGGCCGCTGATCCGCTCCCTCAAGGTGAGCTCCCTCGAAACCTTTGCCGAGACCGGCGCCATCGAGGACGATCTCGCCTTCTTCCTGCAGGCCGTACCGCCGGAGCAGCTGCCGATGCTCCGCAAGGCCCTCACCACCAGGGCTGACGTCGATCCGCTGATCGTGTCCCGCTTCTTCAACAGCAGCATGGGAGCGGACGTGCTGAAGCGGCTCGGCAAGGCCATCACCCTGCTGCGGGGGGGCAACGGCCAGCTGGCCCTGCGGGCCGCGCTGGTGAACGCCGCCTTCTCAGAAGAGGGGCTGACGCTGCTCTCCACCCTGCGGCAGCTGCCGTCCGACATCCAGATCCACGGCGAGAAGGTGCTCGGCGCGGAAAAGGCCACCAAGCGCGTGATCGCCGCCACGGAGCAGCTGAACACCGCGATGCTCAGGCTCACGGCCGAAGAGGCCGCCACCCAGCCCCCGGTGGACTACGCCACCCTGCCGGATCCGCGCCGGCCGGGGCCCTACAGGGTGAGCGAACAGGTGTGGACACTGAACGATCCCCAGCGCAACCGCAGCCTCTACGTGGATGTGTACCGGCCGGCGATCGCCGGGTCCGGGCCGGTTCCGGTGATCGTGTTCTCCCATGGCCTGGCCTCCAGGCCGGAGGACTTCGCGATCGCCCTGCGGCAGATGGCCTCCCACGGCTATCTGGTGGCGGCGCCCCAGCATCCCGGCAGCGACACGATCTGGCTGAAGGAGACGCTGCGGGGCCTTCACGCCGACCTGTTCGACGTCAACGATTTCGTCAACCGCCCCAAGGACATCAGCTTCGTGCTCGATGAGCTGGAGCGCCGTAACGCCGCGGCCTTCCAGGGCAGGCTGCAGCTGAAGTCGGTGGGCATCGCCGGCCATTCCTTCGGCGGCTACACGGCGCTGGCCGTCGCCGGTGCCCAGGTGGATCCCACCTATCTGAAAGAGGAGTGCGAGCGGCCGTACGCCGCCCTGGACATCGCCCTGCTGCTGCAGTGCCAGGCCCTGCGACTTCCGGCCGAGCAGCTTCAGGGGCTGCAGGATCCCCGCGCCGTGGCCGTGTTCGCCGCCAACCCGGTGAACCGCGCCATCTTCGGCCGCAAGGGACTGGAGCAGATCAGGATCCCGGTGGTGCTGGCCTCGGGCAGCTACGACCCGGCCACCCCCCCGGCCCTGGAGCAGGCGGCCTCCTTCACCTGGCTCACGGCGCCGCAGAAGTACTGGCTGATCGTGGAGGGGCAGGCCCACGTGAACTTCACCCAGATCGATCCGGGCATCAGCAAGGCGATCCAATCGATCACCGATCTCACCCTCCCCAGCCAGGGGCTGATCGGCGGCTACATGCAGGCGATCACCGTGCCGTTCTTCGGGGCCTACCTGCGCCAGGACGCCGCCTTCCGCCCCTTCCTGCGCTCGTCCTTCGCCGAGTACCTGGCCAGGGACCAGCGCTTCAAGCTGTTCCTGGTCAGCGGGGCCTCCTCCGAGGCGGTGAGCGCCGAGATCGAGGCGTTCCGCAGGAAGAACCCCTAA
- the xth gene encoding exodeoxyribonuclease III, with the protein MRLASWNVNSVRTRLEQVQTWLDQERPEVLCLQETKVADELFPRAAFAELGYTAAISGQKAYNGVAILSRLPLEDVQIGFEALLPGDADAQALGQQKRVISALVDGVRVLNLYVPNGSALRSDKYGYKLQWLACLRRYLAVQEQQGDPLCMLGDFNIGPDDRDLHDPERLTGGIMASEAERQALRDVIGDRLTDAFRLFEPDSGHWSWWDYRTGAWDRDRGWRIDHIYLCDTLAACATGCRIHKHTRGNVQPSDHAPVVVNLAWPEADPEEELEDEPL; encoded by the coding sequence CGCCTGGCCAGCTGGAACGTGAATTCGGTGCGCACGCGCCTGGAGCAGGTGCAGACCTGGCTGGATCAGGAGCGGCCGGAGGTGCTCTGCCTGCAGGAGACCAAGGTGGCCGACGAGCTCTTCCCCCGCGCCGCCTTCGCCGAGCTGGGCTACACGGCGGCGATCAGCGGCCAGAAGGCCTACAACGGCGTGGCGATCCTGAGCCGGCTGCCGCTGGAGGACGTGCAGATCGGTTTCGAGGCCCTGCTGCCCGGCGACGCCGACGCCCAGGCGCTCGGCCAGCAGAAACGGGTGATCAGCGCCCTGGTGGACGGCGTGCGGGTGCTCAACCTCTACGTGCCCAACGGCAGTGCCCTGCGAAGCGACAAGTACGGCTACAAGCTGCAGTGGCTCGCCTGCCTGCGCCGCTACCTGGCGGTGCAGGAGCAGCAGGGTGATCCGCTCTGCATGCTGGGCGACTTCAACATCGGTCCGGACGACCGCGACCTCCACGACCCGGAGCGGCTCACCGGCGGGATCATGGCCAGCGAGGCGGAACGCCAGGCCCTGCGCGATGTCATCGGCGACCGGCTCACCGATGCCTTCCGCCTGTTCGAACCGGATTCCGGCCACTGGAGCTGGTGGGACTACCGCACGGGCGCCTGGGACCGGGACCGGGGCTGGCGGATCGACCACATCTATCTGTGCGACACGCTGGCGGCCTGCGCCACCGGCTGCCGGATTCACAAGCACACCCGCGGCAACGTGCAGCCCAGTGACCATGCGCCGGTGGTGGTGAACCTGGCCTGGCCCGAGGCGGACCCGGAGGAGGAGCTGGAGGACGAGCCGCTCTGA